Proteins encoded in a region of the Zea mays cultivar B73 chromosome 2, Zm-B73-REFERENCE-NAM-5.0, whole genome shotgun sequence genome:
- the LOC103648250 gene encoding 40S ribosomal protein S15 — MADVDVEPEVAAGAPKKRTFRKYSYRGVDLDALLDMSTDDLVQLFPARARRRFQRGLKRKPMALIKKLRKAKKDAPAGEKPEPVKTHLRNMIIVPEMIGSIVGVYNGKTFNQVEIKPEMIGHYLAEFSISYKPVKHGRPGIGATHSSRFIPLK, encoded by the exons ATG GCGGACGTCGATGTCGAACCGGAGGTTGCCGCCGGAGCTCCCAAGAAGAGGACGTTCCGCAAGTACAGCTACCGCGGCGTCGACCTAGATGCGCTTCTCGACATGTCCACGGACGACCTCGTCCAGCTCTTCCCCGCGCGCGCCAGGAGAAG GTTCCAGAGGGGTCTGAAGAGGAAGCCCATGGCGCTCATCAAGAAGCTGCGCAAGGCG AAAAAAGATGCTCCTGCTGGTGAGAAACCAGAGCCAGTCAAGACACATCTCCGTAACATGATCATTGTCCCTGAGATGATTGGAAGCATTGTTGGTGTCTACAACGGCAAGACCTTCAACCAGGTTGAGATCAAGCCTGAGATGATCGGCCACTACCTTGCTGAGTTCTCCATCTCCTATAAGCCGGTCAAGCATGGCAGGCCCGGTATCGGTGCCACCCACTCCTCGCGGTTTATTCCTCTGAAATGA